In a genomic window of Verrucomicrobiota bacterium:
- a CDS encoding immunoglobulin domain-containing protein, which produces MGEPFRISFASSSYVVGSYKLGAAAPPGLSLSPNVKEFGVGTVEGIPSRAGVYNMDIFAYEEDNLTGDSTLLALTIYILEKGPTITDHPNSVSLQWGSALSLSVSVENTTGVTYQWQKNGQDILGTTDASYDVSSVTSLDAGLYQVVVGKDGETKVSDLASISVMASGIEMWKEQEFEDPFGQMADPLSDPDIDGFNNLFEYSIGSDPEKSTTQQIPSIESEDSFMGEFVVYKFPKNPNASDLTVSAEFSDGLSPANWTPIFDLLNGIRVIETVSELKIKVPKDTTCFIRFRVLGPAIN; this is translated from the coding sequence TTGGGTGAACCGTTTCGAATCAGCTTTGCTTCATCTTCATATGTGGTTGGCTCATACAAGTTAGGAGCCGCCGCTCCACCTGGTTTGAGCCTGAGTCCCAATGTTAAGGAATTTGGAGTCGGAACGGTTGAGGGAATACCGAGCAGAGCTGGTGTCTACAATATGGATATCTTCGCCTATGAAGAAGACAACCTTACCGGCGACTCAACCTTACTAGCTCTTACCATTTATATTTTGGAAAAAGGTCCTACTATTACTGATCATCCAAACAGCGTCTCCCTTCAATGGGGATCAGCACTGAGCTTAAGCGTTTCAGTTGAAAATACTACCGGGGTAACTTATCAGTGGCAGAAAAATGGACAGGATATCCTCGGGACAACTGATGCAAGTTATGATGTTTCCTCAGTGACCTCTTTAGATGCTGGGCTTTATCAAGTGGTCGTTGGTAAAGATGGTGAAACCAAGGTTAGTGACCTTGCATCCATCTCCGTAATGGCAAGTGGAATTGAGATGTGGAAAGAACAAGAATTCGAAGATCCTTTTGGGCAGATGGCAGATCCCCTGTCTGATCCTGATATCGATGGTTTTAACAATCTGTTTGAATACTCAATTGGAAGCGATCCTGAGAAATCAACGACACAACAGATTCCCTCCATAGAAAGTGAGGATTCTTTTATGGGCGAATTCGTAGTTTATAAATTCCCCAAAAACCCAAATGCTAGTGACCTAACAGTAAGTGCCGAATTTAGCGATGGGTTGTCGCCCGCGAATTGGACACCGATATTTGATTTGCTCAATGGTATCCGGGTAATTGAAACCGTTTCTGAATTGAAAATAAAGGTCCCAAAAGATACAACTTGTTTTATACGTTTCAGGGTTTTAGGACCTGCTATCAATTGA
- a CDS encoding HD domain-containing protein gives MNLDSINTIQEMKTMDHSKGEEVQGVYILKKKASKKAKNDSTYLSLEYGDRTGNFHCFCFGDNPIYSRIDSIDEGSPVFASLTTGVYQGRFSPRLTETRLLTEEELATPELSARLVETCLENPEDLWTDFQGFVEEIPHEGLKATVRLAIGEIEAGFRSSPAAVSMHHAYRHGLLEHTVHMARACKALLQFYTEVDPSLAMAGLLLHDIGKVIEYEGELSVSKSKTGILQGHVVLGYRMARKAGMIAKLEPELLERLEHIILSHQGELEWGAAAMAATPEAVFVSMIDNLDARMGMVQYALRNRNEDKPFSDYLPGLKAPLLTQPLPSIELSAEDFQDSLGL, from the coding sequence ATGAATCTAGATTCCATTAACACAATTCAAGAAATGAAGACCATGGACCATTCCAAAGGAGAGGAAGTCCAGGGCGTTTACATTCTCAAAAAAAAGGCCAGTAAAAAAGCCAAAAACGACTCGACTTATTTAAGTTTAGAATACGGAGACAGAACGGGAAACTTCCATTGTTTTTGCTTTGGAGATAACCCGATTTATTCGCGTATTGATTCTATCGATGAAGGTTCACCGGTATTTGCGAGTTTAACCACAGGAGTCTACCAGGGACGTTTTTCCCCAAGACTGACAGAAACACGTTTGCTCACCGAAGAAGAATTAGCGACCCCGGAACTGTCTGCTCGGCTGGTTGAAACTTGCCTGGAAAACCCGGAAGATCTATGGACAGATTTTCAAGGGTTTGTAGAGGAAATCCCCCATGAAGGATTGAAAGCAACTGTTCGTCTTGCCATTGGAGAAATTGAAGCAGGCTTTCGCTCCTCCCCTGCCGCCGTCTCTATGCATCATGCTTATAGACATGGACTCCTTGAACACACCGTCCATATGGCACGCGCATGTAAAGCGCTTCTTCAATTTTATACGGAAGTCGATCCCAGTTTGGCGATGGCGGGCTTACTTCTGCACGACATTGGAAAGGTGATCGAATACGAAGGCGAACTGAGCGTCAGTAAAAGCAAAACAGGCATATTGCAGGGACACGTGGTACTGGGTTATCGTATGGCCAGGAAGGCGGGAATGATTGCCAAACTTGAGCCAGAACTTTTGGAACGATTGGAACATATTATTCTTTCCCACCAGGGTGAACTTGAATGGGGAGCGGCTGCAATGGCTGCAACCCCCGAGGCGGTTTTTGTTTCAATGATTGATAATCTCGATGCCCGCATGGGGATGGTTCAGTATGCATTGCGAAATAGAAATGAGGACAAACCATTCAGCGATTACCTGCCCGGACTAAAAGCTCCGCTTTTGACCCAACCGCTTCCAAGCATCGAGTTGAGTGCTGAAGATTTCCAGGACTCATTAGGACTTTAA